The following are encoded together in the Montipora capricornis isolate CH-2021 chromosome 5, ASM3666992v2, whole genome shotgun sequence genome:
- the LOC138049053 gene encoding E3 ubiquitin-protein ligase TRIM71-like, translating to MDMEKLLYNLQEHVTCPVCQDIFEDPRHLPCLHSFCLNCLTKWHRAKGGQNTLRCPNCQGVSPVPTSGDLKDLPISFFVNGLIDALKIKECSKAQVTCGNCHKKSSEASYCFQCGKFYCEQCIMAHNVMQDSKHHRVLAVRDFQDDDYKELLKRPVFCPKKGHEREELKFFCQNCEDTVCQTCVILHHSGHKVKLTEEEAEDQKIDITPLLQKQNDNLREKKNIATQLDEDRAHIVQQSENMEQDVERFAENLIKTFRETIQAKKKIILSELKKETKKSLETVSTKRTAVQEEIKAIESALEKADKLLTQSTSVEVVTLGKVLKKTLEEINPSEPVARNQGVGLFDLVFVKNHRIMDNFNSGEIGLLMDSRHQTRAAESVVEGRGLNEGTVGREAQFRLTTRNSLGKQCYNKLDTVAVEMTDERGETCVANFNVNDKKDGTYNISYLPKVEGKFNLSVKINREYVRGSPFMTVVKSFNVKPILSFGAQGSGDGILHCPQGVAVNSKDEIAVTSKHKVQIFNNRGNFVKSFGCQGRSPGEFSNPYGIAFDKYGNVLVADKHNHRIQIFTGEGMYIRMFGGEGRLDSQLNNPWGLSLDSNGNIIVSDSDNKFIKIFSPAGNFLKKIGGPGSLCFPVHCVQWRDDFIVSDSGDHSIKVFTKEGECKYQFGKKGSGDREFNLPRFLSVAKSGHVVVCDQNNHRVQVFELPSGKLVRKFGSQGNNSGQFYSPCSVAILRNGQIVVVDCWNHRIQIFQ from the coding sequence ATGGATATGGAAAAATTGCTCTATAATCTCCAAGAACACGTCACGTGTCCGGTGTGTCAGGATATTTTTGAAGATCCAAGACACCTTCCATGTTTGCACAGTTTTTGTCTGAACTGTTTGACCAAGTGGCATCGAGCGAAGGGCGGTCAAAATACGCTGAGATGTCCAAATTGCCAAGGAGTTAGCCCAGTTCCTACAAGCGGTGATCTTAAGGATCTTCCCATCAGTTTCTTCGTGAACGGGTTGATCGATGCCCTTAAAATTAAAGAGTGTAGCAAAGCGCAAGTAACATGCGGAAACTGTCACAAGAAAAGCTCAGAAGCTTCGTACTGTTTTCAGTGCGGAAAATTTTACTGCGAGCAATGCATAATGGCGCACAACGTGATGCAAGACAGCAAACATCACCGTGTTCTGGCAGTTAGAGATTTTCAAGACGACGACTATAAGGAGTTGTTAAAGCGACCTGTGTTTTGCCCTAAAAAAGGACACGAAAGAGAAGAATTGAAGTTTTTTTGTCAGAATTGCGAAGACACGGTTTGCCAAACTTGTGTCATCTTGCATCACTCAGGTCATAAAGTTAAATTAACCGAAGAAGAAGCCGAAGACCAAAAGATCGATATCACACCGCTTCTGCAAAAGCAAAACGATAActtaagagaaaaaaagaacatagcCACTCAACTTGACGAGGATCGTGCTCATATCGTTCAGCAAAGCGAAAACATGGAACAAGATGTAGAAAGGTTTGCTGAGAACTTGATCAAAACATTCCGAGAAACAATTCaagcgaaaaagaaaattatccTGTCCGAACTGAAAAAGGAAACCAAAAAGTCGCTGGAAACTGTATCAACTAAAAGGACCGCTGTTCAGGAGGAAATAAAAGCCATTGAATCAGCACTGGAAAAAGCGGACAAACTTTTAACGCAAAGCACAAGCGTAGAAGTGGTTACACTTGGCAAAGTGTTGAAGAAGACTCTGGAAGAAATCAATCCATCTGAGCCAGTTGCCCGTAACCAAGGAGTCGGCCTGTTTGATTTAGTTTTCGTGAAAAATCACAGGATAATGGACAATTTCAACAGCGGAGAAATCGGCTTGTTAATGGACTCTCGCCACCAAACAAGAGCAGCGGAATCAGTTGTTGAAGGCAGAGGACTAAATGAAGGAACTGTTGGACGCGAGGCTCAATTTCGCTTAACCACAAGGAACTCTTTAGGAAAACAGTGTTACAATAAGCTGGATACTGTAGCAGTAGAAATGACAGATGAGCGCGGTGAAACATGCGTCGCAAATTTTAACGTAAATGATAAGAAAGACGGGACCTACAACATTAGCTATTTGCCCAAAGTTGaaggtaaatttaatttgtcAGTTAAGATTAACAGGGAATATGTTCGCGGAAGCCCTTTTATGACTGTGGTTAAATCGTTTAATGTCAAACCCATTTTATCTTTTGGAGCACAAGGCTCGGGTGATGGGATACTTCATTGTCCTCAGGGGGTGGCTGTGAACAGCAAGGATGAAATTGCAGTTACATCCAAGCACAAAGTTCAAATCTTCAATAATAGGGGAAATTTTGTGAAATCCTTTGGATGCCAAGGTAGGAGTCCGGGAGAATTTAGTAACCCTTATGGGATAGCCTTTGATAAATATGGAAATGTCTTAGTAGCTGACAAACATAACCATCGCATCCAAATTTTTACTGGGGAGGGGATGTACATCCGTATGTTTGGTGGGGAAGGAAGGCTCGATAGCCAGCTCAATAATCCTTGGGGTTTATCATTGGATTCCAATGGTAATATTATTGTCTCCGATTCGGATAACAAATTCATTAAGATCTTTTCCCCTGCTGGCAATTTTCTAAAGAAGATAGGTGGGCCTGGATCTCTTTGTTTTCCTGTCCATTGCGTTCAGTGGCGAGATGATTTCATTGTTTCAGACTCAGGTGATCATAGTATCAAAGTATTTACTAAGGAGGGGGAGTGCAAGTATCAGTTTGGTAAGAAAGGGAGTGGGGATAGGGAATTCAATTTGCCTCGATTTTTGTCAGTAGCTAAATCAGGCCATGTTGTTGTCTGTGATCAAAACAATCATAGAGTGCAGGTGTTTGAACTGCCCAGTGGTAAGTTAGTTCGTAAGTTTGGCTCTCAGGGCAACAACTCAGGGCAGTTCTATTCTCCATGTTCAGTAGCAATTCTGAGAAATGGTCAAATTGTTGTGGTGGACTGTTGGAATCATCGCATTCAAATATTTCAATAG